A genomic segment from Verrucomicrobiaceae bacterium encodes:
- a CDS encoding Gfo/Idh/MocA family oxidoreductase: protein MKKYNVGIIGYGWAATAHIEAINKTTQGQVTAIYSSRKLDDAELSAKYGRPMKSYTSTDAMLADPDIHVVDITSYPSQHRDQAIAAANAKKHVILEKPMANSLQEVREIAAATKANGVQGCVCFECRFSNQFTVTKALIDEGLLGKLHYGEIDYYHGIGPWYGQFRWNTGKKDGGSALLTAGCHALDALLMMMGNEVESVSSFSTKSSSDIFKPYEYDTSSVTILHFKNGSVGKSAAIVDCLQPYYFHTHLCGSQGSLLDDKFHSMKLHTDKQHWSKLSMKMLDSGDVSDHPYQSQFQAFFDSLDAGKPMPLTSFEESLKTFEVIFAADKSAEQGGKPVKISDMR, encoded by the coding sequence ATGAAAAAATACAACGTCGGCATAATCGGATACGGCTGGGCGGCCACCGCCCACATCGAAGCGATCAATAAAACCACCCAGGGCCAAGTCACCGCGATCTACTCGTCTCGTAAGCTCGATGACGCCGAGCTCAGCGCCAAATATGGGCGCCCCATGAAAAGCTACACCAGCACCGATGCCATGCTGGCAGACCCAGACATCCATGTGGTGGACATCACCAGCTATCCCAGCCAGCACCGCGATCAGGCCATCGCCGCCGCAAACGCCAAGAAACATGTCATCCTGGAAAAACCCATGGCCAATAGCCTCCAGGAAGTCCGTGAAATCGCCGCCGCTACCAAGGCCAATGGCGTGCAGGGCTGCGTCTGCTTCGAGTGCCGCTTTTCAAACCAATTCACCGTCACCAAGGCACTCATTGATGAAGGTTTGCTCGGAAAGCTGCACTACGGTGAAATCGACTACTATCATGGCATCGGCCCCTGGTACGGCCAGTTCCGCTGGAATACGGGCAAAAAGGACGGCGGCAGCGCCCTGCTCACCGCTGGCTGCCATGCCCTGGATGCCCTGCTCATGATGATGGGCAATGAAGTCGAAAGCGTCAGCTCCTTCTCCACCAAGAGCAGCAGCGACATCTTCAAACCCTACGAATACGACACCAGCAGCGTCACCATCCTGCACTTCAAAAATGGCTCGGTCGGCAAGTCCGCAGCCATCGTGGACTGCCTCCAGCCCTACTACTTCCACACCCACCTCTGTGGCAGCCAGGGCAGCCTATTGGATGATAAATTCCACTCCATGAAGCTGCACACCGATAAGCAGCACTGGAGCAAGCTCTCCATGAAAATGCTCGATAGTGGCGACGTCAGCGACCATCCCTATCAGAGCCAGTTCCAGGCCTTCTTCGACTCCCTCGATGCAGGCAAGCCCATGCCACTCACCAGCTTTGAAGAATCCCTCAAGACCTTCGAAGTCATCTTCGCCGCAGACAAGAGCGCCGAGCAGGGTGGCAAGCCGGTGAAAATCAGCGACATGCGTTGA
- a CDS encoding ROK family protein: MITTTEKPLIAAIEAGGTKFVCAIGTGPDDLRDIARFPTTTPEATLTEVCRHLSMMKSKHGPFQAIGIGSFGPIDLDTNSKTYGYITTTPKPGWQFVDVASMLRTRYHVPVALDTDVNAAVLGEYLWGAGQGIDPLVYITVGTGVGGGALVHGQLLHGLLHPEMGHIMVPPPSNSSAVQAICHCPFHKSCVEGYISGAALAVRWGVKADALPEEHPAWEEVADVMAHALANITLTLCPRRIILGGGVMSQAHILPLIRGKFSKVLNNYLRVHETGAGLDDFIRPPGLKDQSGILGALALGGYALQGRRW; encoded by the coding sequence ATGATCACCACAACTGAAAAGCCCCTCATCGCCGCCATCGAGGCCGGTGGCACCAAATTCGTCTGCGCCATCGGCACCGGCCCGGATGACCTACGCGACATCGCACGCTTTCCCACCACCACCCCAGAGGCCACACTCACAGAGGTCTGCCGCCACCTCTCCATGATGAAGTCCAAGCACGGCCCCTTCCAGGCCATCGGCATCGGCTCCTTTGGCCCCATCGACCTCGATACGAATAGCAAAACCTACGGCTACATCACCACCACCCCCAAGCCCGGCTGGCAGTTCGTCGATGTCGCCAGCATGCTCAGGACACGCTACCACGTCCCCGTCGCCCTCGATACCGATGTCAATGCCGCCGTGCTCGGCGAATACCTCTGGGGCGCGGGGCAGGGCATCGACCCACTCGTTTACATCACCGTCGGCACCGGAGTCGGCGGAGGGGCATTAGTCCATGGCCAGCTCCTCCATGGACTGCTGCATCCAGAAATGGGCCACATCATGGTCCCACCCCCATCGAACAGCAGCGCCGTGCAGGCCATCTGCCACTGCCCCTTCCACAAAAGCTGCGTCGAAGGCTACATCAGCGGCGCAGCACTCGCCGTGCGCTGGGGAGTCAAAGCAGACGCCCTGCCAGAGGAGCACCCCGCATGGGAAGAAGTCGCCGATGTCATGGCCCATGCCCTCGCCAATATCACCCTCACCCTCTGCCCACGCCGCATCATCCTCGGCGGTGGCGTCATGAGCCAGGCACACATCCTCCCGCTCATCCGTGGGAAATTCTCCAAAGTCCTCAACAACTACCTCCGCGTCCACGAAACCGGAGCCGGCTTAGACGACTTCATCCGCCCACCCGGCCTCAAAGATCAAAGCGGCATCCTCGGAGCCCTCGCACTCGGCGGCTATGCCCTCCAGGGCCGCAGGTGGTGA
- a CDS encoding DUF1670 domain-containing protein: MLTNAEVSLLLKLSPSTVDIYRREWEDEHQRMLPTRGSIHDMGTTLTHKKIILQKLIFEGKNVQTVCREPTEGR; this comes from the coding sequence GTGCTCACCAACGCCGAAGTCTCGCTGTTGCTCAAACTCTCACCCAGCACCGTTGATATCTACCGGCGCGAATGGGAAGACGAGCACCAGCGCATGCTGCCCACCCGCGGCAGCATCCACGACATGGGCACCACGCTCACGCACAAGAAGATCATCCTGCAAAAGCTCATCTTCGAGGGCAAGAACGTGCAGACCGTATGCCGCGAACCGACCGAAGGGAGATAG
- a CDS encoding DUF1670 domain-containing protein, whose product MSDRLQHARDTFGPQCYKTFEGALSAFIAAECPQLGGLLTRKARMQAIAQLVTAHYPSTTHMAQGQVRWTAVHKDETSSYGKTITQSQLTPVVLDLLQNSEVQARAEGTKLRKVKKEAVARLF is encoded by the coding sequence ATGAGCGACCGACTCCAACACGCCCGCGACACCTTCGGCCCACAGTGCTACAAAACCTTCGAAGGAGCCCTCAGCGCCTTCATCGCCGCCGAATGCCCCCAGCTCGGAGGACTCCTCACGCGCAAAGCCCGGATGCAAGCCATCGCCCAGCTCGTCACCGCGCACTATCCCAGCACCACCCACATGGCCCAAGGCCAAGTGCGCTGGACCGCCGTGCATAAAGACGAGACCAGTAGCTACGGTAAAACCATCACCCAGAGCCAGCTCACCCCCGTCGTGCTCGATCTGCTGCAAAACAGCGAAGTGCAGGCCCGCGCCGAAGGCACCAAGCTACGCAAAGTGAAAAAAGAAGCCGTCGCCCGCCTCTTTTGA
- a CDS encoding PPC domain-containing protein, with amino-acid sequence MSPYRHFFLAAVCFATTAVHASYPEFSGLKPNGGQRGTEVKLTLTGNRLADFESLIFFTPGFTQKSVEKAENGKVDLTLAIAPEVLPGNHFMRIRTKTGISHPRQFFVGIFPNVDEKEPNSDFETPQIISMNQTVEGVVQNEDVDYYRLSLKKGQRISVEVDGLRLGYTVFDPFLAIIDKERFEKVISDDTILHRQDGYCSYVAEEDGDYTVMIRESSYRGGGNSFYRLHVGGYRRPDVVYPAGGKIGSKTHVRFIERDGSFEEEAQLPGEVDPSFMLYSKTQEPAPSGNPFRLVHFDNALEVEPNEDQATASPAAGEPIAINGIIAKAGDVDYFKVPLKKGMALEMQTFAQSLGSPLDSVVNIYNAKGSALASNDDGGGRRRLDSKVKVNIPADGDYFIRVTDHLDRGGPNFVYRIELIAAEPDLYFASPQFTVNDTHYRQFIAVPKGGRYATLVNISRNNVGGDFKFTAPSLPAGVKLLTELAPKDLGNVPLLFEAAADAPLGHQTVPLKLNPLDPNTKTIGKLRQEFDVVRSGNVVYYTEIEDKLPVAVIDEAPYSLEIGKPTTALVANGVQDLKVTAKRKEGFKNAIRVFMIWKSPGVSCLGEQTIPEGQNECVFNLDANGAVTDGKWNYTVMGEVDAGNGRIYNASPFTEVTTTTAYLTAPAIPLVAVEQGKESVMVAKLEHLKPFEGSAKAQVLGVPDTIEIESAEITKETKEVAFKVKTTNKSPVGKQGNLFVRVDVPVAGGTTTHRIALGSILRIDAPRKVVAPPPAAPVVAANKPKEAPKPAAAAPAAKPLSRLEQLRQEAAGGKK; translated from the coding sequence ATGTCCCCATATCGTCATTTTTTCCTCGCAGCAGTTTGTTTTGCCACAACGGCAGTCCATGCATCCTACCCAGAGTTCAGTGGCTTGAAGCCCAATGGTGGGCAGCGGGGGACTGAGGTGAAGCTGACTCTGACAGGCAACCGCCTCGCGGATTTTGAGAGCCTCATTTTCTTCACTCCTGGCTTCACGCAAAAGAGTGTGGAGAAGGCTGAAAATGGCAAAGTGGACCTCACGCTCGCCATCGCGCCAGAGGTACTGCCAGGGAACCACTTCATGCGCATCCGCACCAAGACTGGCATCTCTCACCCACGTCAGTTTTTCGTCGGCATCTTCCCCAACGTGGACGAAAAAGAGCCCAACAGTGACTTTGAGACCCCGCAGATCATCTCCATGAATCAAACGGTCGAAGGCGTGGTGCAGAACGAGGATGTGGACTACTACCGCCTGAGCCTGAAAAAAGGCCAGCGCATCTCTGTCGAGGTCGATGGCCTGCGCCTCGGTTACACGGTTTTTGACCCCTTCCTCGCCATCATCGACAAGGAACGCTTTGAGAAGGTCATCTCCGATGACACCATCCTCCACCGCCAAGACGGCTATTGCTCCTACGTGGCCGAGGAAGATGGTGATTATACGGTCATGATCCGTGAGTCGTCCTATCGGGGCGGCGGCAATAGTTTTTACCGCCTGCATGTCGGTGGGTATCGCCGCCCAGATGTGGTTTATCCCGCCGGTGGCAAGATTGGCAGCAAGACGCATGTGCGCTTCATTGAGCGTGATGGCAGCTTTGAGGAGGAGGCGCAGCTCCCTGGGGAGGTCGATCCTTCCTTCATGCTCTATTCGAAGACGCAGGAGCCCGCTCCCAGTGGCAATCCCTTCCGCTTGGTACATTTTGACAATGCCCTCGAAGTCGAGCCGAACGAGGACCAAGCCACTGCCTCGCCTGCCGCGGGTGAGCCCATCGCCATCAATGGCATCATCGCAAAGGCTGGCGACGTCGATTACTTCAAAGTGCCTCTCAAAAAAGGCATGGCGCTGGAGATGCAGACCTTTGCCCAGAGCCTCGGCAGCCCGCTCGATAGCGTGGTCAACATCTACAATGCCAAAGGCAGCGCTCTCGCTAGCAATGACGACGGTGGTGGCCGCCGCCGCCTCGATAGCAAGGTGAAAGTAAATATCCCAGCCGACGGTGATTACTTCATCCGCGTCACCGATCACCTGGATCGCGGTGGTCCGAATTTCGTCTATCGGATCGAGCTCATCGCTGCCGAGCCAGACCTCTATTTTGCTTCGCCACAATTCACGGTGAACGACACGCACTACCGCCAATTCATCGCCGTGCCCAAAGGTGGCCGATATGCCACCCTGGTGAACATTTCCCGCAACAACGTCGGTGGTGATTTCAAATTCACCGCACCGAGCCTCCCTGCTGGCGTGAAGCTGCTCACCGAGCTAGCACCCAAAGATCTCGGCAACGTTCCGCTCCTCTTTGAAGCCGCAGCGGATGCCCCGCTCGGACACCAGACGGTCCCGCTCAAGCTCAATCCTCTCGACCCGAACACCAAAACCATCGGCAAACTGCGCCAGGAGTTTGACGTCGTGCGCAGTGGCAACGTCGTCTATTACACGGAAATCGAAGACAAATTGCCCGTCGCCGTCATTGACGAGGCTCCCTACTCCCTGGAGATCGGAAAGCCCACCACCGCGCTCGTCGCCAATGGTGTGCAGGACCTCAAAGTCACTGCGAAACGGAAAGAAGGCTTCAAAAATGCCATCCGCGTCTTCATGATCTGGAAAAGCCCCGGTGTGAGCTGCCTCGGTGAGCAAACCATCCCTGAAGGCCAAAATGAATGCGTCTTTAACCTCGATGCGAACGGCGCTGTCACCGACGGGAAATGGAACTACACCGTCATGGGCGAGGTCGATGCTGGGAATGGCCGCATCTACAACGCGAGCCCATTTACCGAGGTCACCACCACCACGGCCTACCTCACCGCACCGGCCATCCCGCTCGTGGCCGTGGAGCAGGGGAAAGAAAGCGTCATGGTCGCCAAGCTGGAGCACCTGAAGCCCTTTGAAGGCAGCGCGAAAGCCCAGGTCCTTGGCGTGCCCGACACCATCGAAATCGAAAGCGCCGAAATCACCAAGGAAACCAAAGAGGTCGCCTTTAAGGTCAAAACCACGAACAAGTCGCCGGTCGGCAAACAAGGTAATCTCTTTGTCCGAGTCGATGTCCCTGTTGCTGGTGGCACCACCACGCACCGAATCGCCCTTGGCTCCATCCTGCGGATCGACGCCCCGCGCAAGGTCGTCGCGCCACCACCTGCTGCCCCAGTGGTCGCCGCGAACAAGCCCAAGGAAGCCCCCAAGCCTGCTGCTGCCGCACCCGCTGCGAAACCACTCAGCCGCCTCGAACAGCTCCGCCAAGAAGCCGCTGGTGGGAAGAAATGA
- a CDS encoding HNH endonuclease, with protein sequence MNDILNKSTVLVLNRNWQAIGVKTPVEAFSMIAGGAATALDIETGGHIRPVTWTEWLTLPVREGDNVIGTVKGPVRVPAVLVLAKFDKVPKKRPKFGVRGIWERDGGVCQYTGRKLRPHEGNIDHVVPLSRGGPTSWENCVLADKRVNSRKGAKLPTEAGLKLLRAPSVPREVPVTMLIKNTHRVREWEMFLTS encoded by the coding sequence CATTGGCGTGAAAACGCCGGTGGAGGCCTTCAGCATGATCGCGGGCGGTGCGGCGACAGCGCTGGACATCGAAACCGGCGGGCACATCCGCCCGGTGACATGGACGGAGTGGCTCACGCTGCCCGTGCGCGAGGGCGACAACGTCATCGGCACCGTCAAAGGGCCGGTGCGTGTGCCTGCGGTGCTCGTGCTGGCGAAATTCGACAAGGTGCCGAAGAAGCGGCCGAAGTTCGGCGTGCGCGGCATCTGGGAGCGCGATGGCGGTGTGTGCCAATACACCGGCCGCAAGCTGCGCCCGCACGAAGGCAACATTGATCACGTCGTGCCGCTTTCTCGCGGTGGACCCACCTCCTGGGAAAACTGCGTGCTCGCCGACAAACGCGTGAACAGCCGCAAAGGGGCGAAACTGCCTACTGAGGCCGGTTTGAAGCTGCTGCGTGCTCCCAGCGTGCCGCGTGAGGTGCCGGTGACGATGCTGATCAAGAACACGCATCGAGTGAGGGAATGGGAGATGTTCCTCACGAGCTGA
- a CDS encoding PQQ-dependent sugar dehydrogenase has product MNQLFRALAVITVLGSFSAHAAFPTLHLKNVCDDQIHAPTVITHAGDGSGRLFICDQPGKIFIFQNGMLLPTPFLDVGPEMTGGSPAFNFGTGYTERGLLGLCFHPDFENSAAAGYRRFYVNYSAPNSHATLNPVDPSGTTNNVTVIAEYRVSLTNPNVADPATKRIVLTYGQPQSNHNGGQIEFGPDGLLYIGAGDGGGSMDNQLGHTQGVSSQPAAPNQRVTGGLGNGQDRRTLLGKILRIDPLGTNGPGGSYGIPAGNPFVGLTQDFTDDSLDGAMRGEIYAYGMRNPWKFSFDASFGGSPRMICADVGQGDVEELDFITSGGNFGWRMKEGSVDFDTITAYGGSPPSTISPFAEYAHPSATLSGTGPMPKLGTSITGGYVYRGTEIPDMEGKYLCADYAYNGIGGGNGILIGVEETSPGVYSSPVQVSTYAALPAASRIYTFGVDEAGEMYVGTKVTSGVLALSGGKPAGTIWKVQGLQSATLALPANRDNTIFQQTTAPWKSNGVGIHAFAGKTGTAANEAVRRTLTRYDLSSIPAGATLTSASVSMTVNLQVGEGFPMKLHKLTADWGEGTSNAGTSKDGAGANATTNDATWAHRFYHATTPTSWTTAGGDYVAAASSTTNVGNFLNEPVNTWSGGTLLADVQSWIAAPATNFGWILIGDESQAYTAQRFLSRENSNASQRPKLHVSYTSTPPLSPYETWYSTHFPTAPPGTYFDPTGDHDGDGINNLIEYAYAYNPTVRNTTNGLNFTITDDTVNTTITATFRRDPRATDLTYELQASEDLITWDTVVTSEGGGTPIGNAFVSEAVISGESPILLVTASGELAGIETRNFIRLKITRTP; this is encoded by the coding sequence ATGAACCAGCTTTTTCGTGCTTTGGCCGTAATCACGGTTTTGGGCTCTTTTTCGGCCCATGCGGCCTTTCCCACGCTGCACCTGAAAAACGTGTGTGATGATCAAATCCATGCTCCCACGGTCATCACCCATGCTGGGGATGGCTCTGGCCGTCTCTTCATCTGCGATCAGCCTGGGAAGATTTTCATCTTTCAAAATGGCATGCTGCTGCCCACGCCTTTTCTCGATGTGGGGCCGGAGATGACCGGTGGTTCGCCAGCCTTTAATTTTGGAACGGGTTACACCGAGCGTGGATTGCTGGGATTATGCTTCCATCCCGACTTCGAAAATAGCGCTGCCGCAGGTTACCGGCGCTTTTATGTGAACTACTCTGCGCCGAACTCGCACGCCACCCTCAATCCGGTCGATCCGAGCGGCACGACGAACAACGTGACCGTCATCGCCGAGTATCGCGTGTCTTTGACCAATCCGAACGTGGCCGATCCAGCCACCAAGCGCATCGTGCTCACTTACGGCCAGCCTCAGAGCAATCACAATGGCGGCCAGATCGAGTTCGGACCGGATGGTCTGCTCTACATCGGTGCTGGCGACGGCGGTGGCTCGATGGACAATCAACTCGGACATACTCAGGGCGTCTCATCCCAGCCTGCAGCGCCCAATCAGCGTGTGACAGGTGGTTTGGGCAATGGTCAGGACCGCCGCACGCTGCTGGGGAAAATCCTCCGCATTGATCCACTGGGTACGAATGGCCCCGGCGGTAGCTATGGCATCCCTGCGGGCAATCCCTTTGTCGGACTGACACAGGACTTCACCGATGACTCGCTCGATGGTGCCATGCGCGGAGAAATCTATGCCTACGGCATGCGCAATCCATGGAAATTCAGCTTTGACGCTAGCTTCGGCGGCTCACCACGCATGATCTGCGCGGATGTCGGCCAGGGTGATGTGGAGGAACTCGATTTCATCACCAGCGGTGGGAATTTCGGCTGGCGTATGAAAGAGGGCAGTGTCGATTTTGACACCATCACGGCCTACGGCGGCTCGCCACCATCGACGATCAGTCCTTTCGCCGAATATGCTCATCCCTCCGCCACACTCTCCGGCACCGGGCCCATGCCAAAGCTCGGCACCTCGATCACTGGTGGCTACGTGTATCGCGGCACCGAGATTCCTGACATGGAGGGGAAGTATCTCTGCGCAGACTATGCCTACAATGGCATCGGCGGCGGCAATGGCATCCTCATAGGTGTGGAGGAGACTTCTCCTGGTGTGTATAGCAGCCCCGTGCAGGTCAGCACCTATGCGGCGCTGCCCGCTGCCTCACGCATCTATACCTTCGGAGTCGATGAAGCGGGTGAGATGTATGTCGGCACCAAAGTCACCTCTGGTGTGCTGGCTCTCTCTGGTGGCAAGCCCGCAGGCACCATCTGGAAGGTGCAGGGTCTGCAAAGCGCCACGCTCGCTCTGCCCGCCAACCGTGACAATACCATCTTCCAGCAGACCACCGCACCGTGGAAGAGCAACGGCGTCGGCATCCATGCCTTCGCTGGAAAAACCGGCACCGCAGCGAATGAAGCTGTGCGCCGCACCCTCACTCGCTATGACCTTAGCTCCATCCCTGCGGGTGCCACACTCACCAGTGCCTCCGTGTCCATGACGGTGAATCTCCAGGTCGGTGAGGGATTCCCCATGAAGCTGCACAAGCTCACTGCCGACTGGGGTGAGGGCACCTCCAATGCAGGCACGAGCAAAGACGGCGCTGGGGCCAATGCGACCACCAACGATGCCACCTGGGCACATCGTTTCTATCATGCCACCACGCCGACTTCATGGACCACCGCTGGCGGTGACTATGTCGCTGCCGCCTCCTCCACCACGAACGTCGGGAACTTCCTCAACGAACCCGTCAATACCTGGAGCGGCGGCACGCTGCTGGCGGATGTACAGAGCTGGATCGCAGCTCCTGCGACGAATTTTGGCTGGATACTCATCGGTGATGAAAGCCAAGCCTACACCGCACAGCGATTCCTCAGTCGTGAAAACAGCAATGCCAGCCAGCGCCCGAAGCTACACGTCAGCTACACCAGCACTCCACCTCTCTCACCTTACGAGACATGGTATAGCACGCACTTCCCCACCGCACCTCCCGGCACCTACTTCGACCCCACCGGCGACCACGACGGCGATGGTATCAATAACCTCATCGAATACGCCTATGCCTACAATCCCACCGTGCGGAATACCACCAACGGACTGAACTTCACCATCACCGACGACACCGTCAATACCACCATCACCGCCACCTTTCGCCGTGATCCGCGTGCCACTGATCTCACCTACGAGCTCCAAGCCAGCGAGGACCTCATCACTTGGGACACCGTCGTCACCAGCGAAGGTGGCGGCACACCCATTGGGAATGCCTTTGTCAGCGAAGCCGTCATCAGTGGCGAATCTCCCATCCTTCTCGTCACCGCCTCTGGCGAGCTTGCGGGGATCGAAACACGGAATTTCATCCGACTCAAAATCACCCGCACACCGTGA
- a CDS encoding DUF1670 domain-containing protein, translating into MGRLCEEARDQGGLLTQEDLAQILSCDARTVRRDIKALKDLGIHPHAWTAKRHRPDTHPQRCSHPPLARGQGAEGSRPRHQPLPCAPSSATSTTSPASSTASSTASAYCKPPSRWASATFPSTPTSTSTKSSKAKKDSSCESQNSRPSARRTTKVVIPKRGRFWHPQSVSTHRR; encoded by the coding sequence ATCGGCCGCCTCTGCGAGGAGGCACGCGACCAGGGCGGCTTGCTCACGCAGGAAGACCTCGCGCAGATCCTCTCCTGCGATGCACGAACCGTGCGCCGCGACATCAAGGCGCTCAAAGACCTCGGCATCCATCCCCACGCGTGGACAGCAAAAAGACATCGGCCCGACACTCACCCACAAAGGTGTAGCCATCCGCCACTGGCTCGAGGGCAAGGAGCCGAAGGAAGTCGCCCGCGCCATCAACCACTCCCCTGCGCGCCGTCGAGCGCTACCTCAACCACTTCGCCCGCGTCATCTACTGCGTCCTCCACGGCTTCAGCGTACTGCAAACCGCCTTCGCGCTGGGCATCAGCAACGTTTCCGTCCACGCCTACCTCGACATCTACCAAGAGTTCAAAAGCAAAGAAGGATTCAAGCTGCGAGTCGCAGAACTCGAGGCCATCGGCACGGCGCACCACGAAAGTGGTGATACCAAAACGGGGGCGCTTTTGGCACCCACAAAGTGTATCAACTCATCGCCGATAG